The DNA segment GCCTGTCCACGGATTCCGTCATCTGAACCTCCATGGCCTCGCGGGATTCCTCTTCCCGCCCCGTCACGTAGAAAAGTCCCACAAGGCAGGCCGAGGTCAGGCAGAAAAAGAAAAGAAAGCAGGATACATACTTTTTCATCGGATTTTCCTCCTTTGCCGTTAGTATCTGCTTTCTTTTTGAAATTTAAACATATTTTCCCGTTTTTCTTCGGAAAGCGGCTATTTGCCGTAGATTTCCGCCTTGTTGTATTTGTCGGTCTGGATGATGCAGACCCAGGTCTTTCCCTTGTTTAAGGTGATCTCCTCTCCGTCCATGTCGTAGTAATGGGTGACGCCGAACTCCCCGTCCTTCTCCCAGGTGATCTTTTCGTACTTGCCGTTGGTGAAAAAACGTCCCTCATGCCCTGTATGGACATTGATGTTTAAGTACGGCGTCGTCGCATAATAGCCATATTCCACATATTGAAAGATCACGTTCTTTACGGCAATCTGCCCTTCGTTCCCCTCGTGGGGGCCGCCGTACTGGTACCGGTAATAGAGGCCGTCTTCCTCGTTGTACTCGAACCAGGGCTTGTTTAACGGGTAGCCGGGCACGATCTTATAGGCGTCCTCGCCGTCCTCAAGCTTCACCTGCTCATCGCCCCTGGCAAACTTGTAATGGCCCTCGTAATCCTCGGAATAGTCTGTGGAAAAGCCCATCTTTTCGATGGAGGCCGCAAGCCGTTCACCGCTCGTGTAGGCGTTGTGGGGCGCCTTTTTATCGGAGCTCCTGTAATATGCCGTGGTACCGATGCCGTCAACGCCGTTGATATGGTCGACATTTTTTAAATAGGGCACCGCGAAATTGCTCTGGCCGTAATGGGCGTAGATTGCATCAAATTCCTTTGCGAAATATGTATAATAGGTTCGGCAGCTCCGCACGGAGCCGATGCGCTCCAGATCGTCATAATCCTCAAAAATCGCCATGTAGCGGTTCATATCGCCCTCCACCGGCGCTTCATAGACAACGTCTGCGCGGTTGATACCATACTGGGGAAGCGACTGCTTGTCGTTGCTCATCATCACAGCCACGGGGCGCCGGTTGGCTTTCTCAACATCCACCATCTCGCCCGTCAGGTAGCTTCGGATTTTTCCATCCACCTCAATGCGCAAGACCGGTTCCGTCTCAGTCTCCGGTTCCGTTTCCAGCACGACGGTCGGAGCCGTCTCCGTTTCCGGTGCCTCGGTTTCGGACGGTGCCTCCGTCACGGAAACCTGTTCATACTTTTTCTGGCAGCCGCCCAAAACGCCTGCGGACACCAGAAACAGTGCCAAAAGAAAAACCTGCCTGCGCTTTTTTCTCATCTTCTGTAACCCCTCCGTTCCAGGATCTCCCGCTGCTTGTCTTCCATCACAAGCCGCTCGTCCTCCTCCATATGGTCGTACCCGCTCAAATGCAGCATACTGTGGGCCGTAAGGAACGCCAGTTCCCTTGTCTCGGAATGGCCGTATTTTTCAGCCTGCTCCGTGACCTTTTCCACGGAAA comes from the Eubacteriaceae bacterium Marseille-Q4139 genome and includes:
- a CDS encoding DUF3048 domain-containing protein gives rise to the protein MRKKRRQVFLLALFLVSAGVLGGCQKKYEQVSVTEAPSETEAPETETAPTVVLETEPETETEPVLRIEVDGKIRSYLTGEMVDVEKANRRPVAVMMSNDKQSLPQYGINRADVVYEAPVEGDMNRYMAIFEDYDDLERIGSVRSCRTYYTYFAKEFDAIYAHYGQSNFAVPYLKNVDHINGVDGIGTTAYYRSSDKKAPHNAYTSGERLAASIEKMGFSTDYSEDYEGHYKFARGDEQVKLEDGEDAYKIVPGYPLNKPWFEYNEEDGLYYRYQYGGPHEGNEGQIAVKNVIFQYVEYGYYATTPYLNINVHTGHEGRFFTNGKYEKITWEKDGEFGVTHYYDMDGEEITLNKGKTWVCIIQTDKYNKAEIYGK